One genomic segment of Aliidiomarina minuta includes these proteins:
- the rpoZ gene encoding DNA-directed RNA polymerase subunit omega, with product MARVTVEDAVDRIGNRFDLVLVASRRARQIANYGKAPLVETDNEKPTVIALREIEAGLIDAARLDQDDQVAQYASDEAEMAAVTALRNSDGHE from the coding sequence ATGGCACGGGTAACTGTAGAAGACGCTGTAGATCGCATTGGTAACCGGTTTGATCTGGTGCTGGTCGCATCACGCCGCGCGCGTCAGATCGCTAACTATGGCAAAGCGCCATTAGTTGAGACTGACAACGAAAAACCAACCGTTATCGCACTGCGCGAAATTGAAGCGGGTTTAATTGACGCCGCTCGTCTTGATCAGGATGATCAGGTCGCTCAGTACGCAAGCGATGAAGCCGAAATGGCAGCTGTTACAGCATTGCGTAATTCTGACGGTCACGAATAA
- the gmk gene encoding guanylate kinase, producing MSKVSGNLFVIAAPSGAGKSSMIQALLKRHPDNSMQVSVSTTTRKPRPGEVEGEHYYFVDEKSFIEQAEKGDFYEYAKVFTHYYGTSRHVIEDTLASGVDVFLDIDWQGTRQVKAAYPGVHTIFILPPSNAELERRLRTRGQDSEEVIAERMSKAQAEMKHYSEFSYLIVNENFDDSVDKLEHIVLSQRQRRSKQQIRHREILHDLLAE from the coding sequence ATGAGCAAAGTCAGTGGAAATCTATTTGTCATTGCAGCTCCTAGCGGAGCTGGCAAATCCAGTATGATCCAAGCCCTGTTAAAGCGCCACCCCGATAACTCAATGCAGGTTTCGGTCAGCACCACGACCCGTAAGCCCCGGCCTGGCGAGGTGGAAGGCGAGCATTATTATTTTGTCGATGAAAAAAGCTTTATAGAGCAGGCTGAAAAAGGCGACTTCTATGAGTATGCGAAAGTGTTCACTCATTATTACGGCACTTCCCGGCATGTTATTGAAGATACGCTGGCCAGCGGCGTCGATGTTTTTCTGGATATCGACTGGCAGGGAACCCGTCAGGTGAAGGCCGCGTATCCGGGTGTACACACTATCTTTATTCTACCGCCTTCAAATGCGGAACTGGAGCGCCGATTGCGTACCCGGGGCCAGGATAGTGAAGAAGTTATCGCTGAACGCATGAGTAAAGCGCAGGCAGAAATGAAACATTACAGTGAATTTAGCTACCTTATTGTCAATGAAAACTTTGATGACTCCGTTGATAAGCTTGAACATATTGTACTCAGTCAGCGCCAGCGACGTTCCAAACAACAGATACGGCATCGTGAAATTCTGCATGATCTCTTGGCGGAATAG
- a CDS encoding RidA family protein, producing MSKIIVNTEKAPAAIGPYSQAVKVGTTVYLSGQIPLVPASMEMVSDDFRQQAVQVFKNLSAVCEAADGSLQEMVKMQIYLTDLGQFAVVNEVMTEFFSTPYPARAAIGVRALPKGAQIEIDGVMEVSSTT from the coding sequence ATGTCCAAGATAATTGTTAACACAGAGAAGGCTCCTGCCGCTATAGGCCCTTATTCGCAAGCGGTAAAAGTCGGCACTACGGTGTATTTGTCGGGTCAAATCCCCTTAGTACCAGCGAGCATGGAAATGGTTAGTGATGACTTTCGCCAGCAGGCCGTACAGGTCTTTAAAAACCTGTCAGCGGTGTGTGAAGCCGCTGATGGTAGCCTTCAGGAAATGGTTAAGATGCAGATTTATCTGACTGATTTAGGCCAGTTCGCAGTCGTTAATGAGGTAATGACTGAATTTTTCAGCACGCCTTATCCGGCACGGGCAGCCATTGGGGTTCGTGCCCTCCCCAAAGGTGCCCAGATTGAAATTGACGGTGTAATGGAAGTCTCGTCGACGACCTAG
- the spoT gene encoding bifunctional GTP diphosphokinase/guanosine-3',5'-bis pyrophosphate 3'-pyrophosphohydrolase has product MYLFEGLRNQVSAYLPPEQVERIYEAFKVSFDAHGDQKRQSGEPYITHPVAVAGILADMRLDHETLMAALLHDVIEDTRLGKEDLAELFGATVAELVEGVSKLDKLEFTSKEELQTENYRKMIMAMVQDIRVILIKLADRTHNMRTIGHLRPDKRRRIARETLEIYSPLAHRLGIHNIKNELEALGFKAMYPMRARFLESEVKKARGNRKELLDRTKQEIINRLDEIGIQARVSGREKHLYSIYRKMLHKELNFDQVMDIYAFRIVVDTVDTCYRVIGAVHNLYKPIETRFKDYIAIPKSNGYQSLHTSLKGPHGVPVEIQVRTEEMELMADRGVAAHWLYKDNDDSGTTAQVRAQKWMQSLLELQQSAGSSFEFIENVKSELFPEEIYVFAPDGRIVELPQGATAVDFAYAVHTDVGNTCIGARVNHRAYSLSKPLETGQTVEIRTAPGSRPNIAWLNFVVTGKARAKIRQVLKSQETDEAEVLGERLLRAALGQMNYDDIDDTEYARVAKEMKRSNKAELIRDIGLGNLMSVAVARRLLGDEQGLRGDSDDTSSRSLAIKGADGLLVTFAKCCRPIPGDDILAHVSPGKGLVIHRRECKNVRGYEEEPGKYFPVQWDNKPDAQFVSELRIEMVNHQGALARLTSTIAKTGCNIHGLKTEEIDSSIYFIDVAITINDRKHLAEVMRQLRKLSNVQRVSRLRK; this is encoded by the coding sequence GTGTATTTATTTGAAGGTTTACGAAATCAGGTTTCTGCATACTTGCCGCCTGAGCAGGTTGAACGGATTTATGAAGCCTTTAAAGTGTCCTTCGACGCTCATGGTGATCAGAAACGACAAAGTGGCGAACCCTACATAACCCATCCCGTTGCGGTAGCTGGGATCCTGGCAGACATGCGCCTGGATCATGAAACTCTGATGGCAGCCCTGTTACACGATGTTATTGAAGACACCCGCCTGGGTAAGGAAGACCTTGCTGAGCTTTTTGGCGCGACGGTAGCGGAACTGGTGGAAGGCGTTTCTAAGCTGGATAAACTGGAGTTTACCAGCAAGGAAGAGCTGCAAACCGAGAATTACCGCAAGATGATCATGGCTATGGTGCAGGATATCCGGGTTATTCTAATCAAGCTGGCGGACCGCACTCATAATATGCGCACCATAGGCCACCTGCGCCCTGATAAACGGCGTCGTATCGCGCGTGAAACTTTAGAGATCTACTCTCCTCTGGCGCACCGCCTGGGTATTCACAATATAAAAAACGAATTAGAAGCCCTGGGTTTTAAAGCCATGTACCCGATGCGTGCGCGTTTTCTGGAAAGTGAAGTTAAAAAAGCACGGGGCAATCGTAAAGAACTGCTGGATAGAACGAAGCAGGAAATTATTAACCGATTAGACGAGATAGGCATTCAGGCACGGGTTTCCGGCCGCGAAAAGCATCTTTATAGTATTTACCGCAAAATGCTGCATAAAGAACTCAATTTCGATCAGGTCATGGATATTTACGCTTTTCGCATTGTAGTAGACACTGTAGATACCTGTTACCGCGTTATTGGCGCTGTGCATAATCTGTATAAACCTATAGAGACCCGTTTTAAAGATTACATTGCGATCCCTAAATCCAATGGTTACCAATCCCTGCACACCTCTCTTAAAGGCCCTCATGGGGTGCCGGTGGAAATTCAGGTGCGTACTGAAGAAATGGAGCTGATGGCGGATCGTGGTGTGGCGGCGCATTGGTTGTATAAAGATAATGATGACAGCGGGACGACCGCGCAGGTGCGGGCGCAAAAATGGATGCAGAGTCTGCTGGAATTGCAGCAAAGCGCTGGCAGTTCGTTTGAATTTATAGAAAACGTTAAATCTGAGCTTTTCCCGGAAGAAATTTATGTGTTCGCCCCGGATGGGCGCATTGTTGAGCTTCCACAGGGGGCGACCGCTGTGGACTTCGCCTATGCCGTGCATACCGATGTGGGCAATACCTGTATTGGTGCGCGGGTCAATCACCGGGCGTATTCACTGAGCAAGCCGCTGGAAACCGGACAGACAGTAGAAATCAGGACCGCGCCAGGGTCGCGGCCAAATATTGCCTGGCTGAATTTTGTAGTCACAGGCAAAGCGCGGGCGAAAATCCGCCAGGTGCTGAAAAGTCAGGAAACTGATGAAGCCGAAGTATTGGGCGAACGTTTGTTACGTGCAGCCTTAGGGCAGATGAATTACGACGATATTGATGATACTGAGTATGCCCGTGTCGCTAAAGAAATGAAGCGCAGCAATAAAGCGGAATTAATTCGTGATATTGGCCTGGGTAATCTGATGAGCGTGGCCGTAGCTCGTCGCTTGCTGGGGGACGAGCAGGGCCTTAGAGGCGATAGCGACGATACCAGCAGTCGTAGCCTGGCGATTAAAGGGGCCGACGGTTTACTGGTTACTTTTGCTAAGTGTTGCCGACCCATTCCGGGAGACGACATTCTGGCTCACGTGAGCCCGGGTAAAGGCTTAGTTATTCACCGCCGCGAGTGTAAAAACGTACGTGGTTATGAGGAAGAACCGGGCAAATACTTCCCGGTGCAATGGGACAACAAACCAGACGCTCAGTTTGTTTCTGAGTTGCGTATTGAAATGGTTAACCATCAGGGCGCGCTGGCGCGTCTGACCTCAACCATAGCTAAGACTGGCTGTAATATTCATGGTTTGAAAACTGAAGAAATAGACTCCAGTATTTATTTTATTGATGTAGCTATTACTATTAATGACCGCAAGCACTTAGCTGAAGTTATGCGTCAATTGCGCAAACTGTCTAACGTGCAGCGCGTGTCCCGCTTGAGGAAATAA
- the recG gene encoding ATP-dependent DNA helicase RecG: MDRVSPLAQIALTTLKGVGPKMAAKLEKLGLFSVQDALFHLPNRYQDRTRVAAIASVRPGEFATIVARVVDTRVHYGKRRALLCRVADNTGTLTLRFFQFSAAQQKGLTTGTQLHIYGEVRPGPTGPEIIHPEYRLLDEGPVVLEETLTPIYPATEGVHQATLRSIASQALSYLNQDSVPELLPASLASDEMPLAEAIRILHNPPTDADQQSLLEGVHPAQRRLAMEELLAHHVSMLQARQQAQQVVAYAIHPEGQLREQFLRRLPFSPTNAQRRVATEIDADMQLPQPMLRLVQGDVGSGKTVVAALAALQVIEAGYQVALMAPTELLAEQHAMNFRLWFEALGIQVGWLAGKQKGKSREQQLEHLRSGQTQFVVGTHALFQESVHFHNLALVIIDEQHRFGVHQRLALREKGEQQGVHPHQLVMTATPIPRTLAMTAYADLATSIIDELPPGRTAITTVAIPDTRRDQVIQRVDEVSRGENRQAYWVCTLIEESEALQCQAAEDTAEQLQLALPELRIGLVHGRLKSKEKERIMHEFKAGELDLLVATTVIEVGVDVPNASLMIIENPERLGLAQLHQLRGRVGRGAVASHCVLLYKTPLSAQASQRLAVLRESDDGFVIAERDLELRGPGELLGARQTGLAQMKVADLVRDAGLIPKIQQLAPVIVQDYPDLGKRLMLRWLPQGERYAQV, encoded by the coding sequence GTGGATAGAGTATCTCCCCTGGCGCAAATAGCGCTGACAACACTGAAGGGTGTAGGCCCTAAGATGGCGGCTAAACTGGAAAAACTGGGTCTGTTTTCTGTGCAGGACGCGCTTTTTCATTTGCCGAATCGTTATCAGGACAGGACAAGGGTTGCCGCTATTGCCAGCGTGCGTCCTGGCGAATTTGCCACTATAGTTGCCCGCGTAGTGGATACCCGGGTGCACTATGGCAAACGTCGCGCTTTATTGTGCCGGGTTGCCGATAATACCGGTACGCTTACTTTACGTTTTTTTCAGTTCAGCGCGGCGCAGCAAAAAGGGTTAACTACAGGAACCCAGCTGCATATTTATGGCGAGGTTCGGCCGGGCCCAACAGGGCCTGAAATTATTCACCCGGAATATCGCCTGCTGGATGAAGGGCCTGTGGTACTGGAAGAGACGCTGACGCCTATATATCCGGCCACTGAAGGGGTACATCAGGCGACTCTGCGCAGTATTGCCAGTCAGGCATTGAGCTATCTGAACCAGGACAGTGTGCCGGAATTATTACCCGCGTCCTTAGCCAGTGACGAAATGCCACTGGCAGAAGCTATTCGCATTTTACATAATCCACCAACTGATGCCGATCAGCAGTCACTATTGGAAGGTGTGCACCCGGCGCAGCGCAGGCTAGCCATGGAAGAGCTGCTGGCGCATCACGTTAGTATGTTGCAGGCGCGACAACAGGCCCAACAGGTGGTCGCTTATGCTATTCACCCCGAGGGCCAGTTGCGCGAACAGTTTTTACGGCGCCTGCCCTTTAGCCCCACCAACGCGCAGCGCCGGGTAGCCACTGAAATTGACGCGGATATGCAGTTGCCGCAACCTATGCTGCGTTTGGTGCAGGGCGATGTGGGTTCAGGCAAAACGGTGGTGGCTGCACTGGCTGCACTGCAGGTTATCGAAGCGGGTTATCAGGTTGCCTTAATGGCGCCTACTGAACTTCTGGCGGAACAACATGCCATGAATTTCAGGCTTTGGTTTGAGGCTTTGGGGATTCAGGTGGGCTGGTTAGCGGGCAAACAAAAGGGCAAAAGTCGGGAACAGCAGCTGGAGCATTTACGCAGTGGTCAGACGCAGTTTGTAGTGGGTACTCATGCTTTGTTTCAGGAGTCGGTACATTTTCACAATCTGGCGTTAGTGATTATTGATGAGCAGCACCGTTTTGGTGTGCATCAGCGGCTGGCGTTGCGTGAAAAGGGCGAACAACAGGGCGTACACCCCCACCAGTTGGTGATGACAGCAACGCCTATTCCGCGAACGCTGGCAATGACGGCTTATGCCGATCTGGCCACTTCCATTATTGACGAGCTGCCCCCTGGCCGCACGGCAATTACCACGGTCGCTATCCCCGACACACGTCGCGATCAGGTTATTCAGCGGGTTGACGAAGTTAGTCGGGGAGAAAACCGCCAGGCGTATTGGGTCTGCACTTTAATTGAAGAATCCGAAGCCCTGCAATGCCAGGCGGCAGAAGATACCGCAGAACAGCTACAGCTGGCCTTGCCGGAGTTACGCATTGGTTTGGTGCATGGGCGGCTGAAAAGTAAAGAGAAAGAACGCATTATGCATGAATTCAAAGCCGGTGAACTGGATTTACTGGTGGCCACTACGGTGATTGAAGTAGGGGTTGATGTGCCGAATGCGAGCCTGATGATTATTGAAAACCCGGAACGTCTGGGACTGGCCCAGTTGCATCAGCTACGTGGTCGTGTGGGGCGCGGCGCCGTTGCTTCCCATTGTGTGTTGCTGTACAAAACGCCGCTCTCTGCGCAGGCTAGTCAGCGGCTGGCAGTATTGCGCGAAAGCGACGATGGTTTTGTGATTGCAGAGCGCGATCTTGAGTTGCGCGGGCCGGGTGAATTGCTGGGAGCTCGCCAGACCGGTCTGGCGCAGATGAAGGTGGCTGACTTAGTGCGTGACGCAGGATTAATTCCGAAAATTCAGCAACTGGCCCCTGTCATTGTGCAGGACTATCCTGATCTTGGTAAGCGCCTTATGTTGCGCTGGTTACCCCAGGGCGAACGTTACGCTCAAGTGTAG
- a CDS encoding bifunctional GNAT family N-acetyltransferase/carbon-nitrogen hydrolase family protein — protein MTPDELHLQMRNLRDDDYPQLKELMDSVYHDIGGSWEEHTIRKLVKEFPEGQICLEDGGKIVGVALTVRVTYDRFSNPHRYDDLLGKRETILNEKDGDALYGLDVLIHPEYRGFRLGRRLYDARKELCMQLNLKAILAGGRIVNYHKYAKDMTASQYLEKVHRREIYDPILTFQLANEFSVKRLLGKYLPEDEKSQGYATLLEWNNFLYEPSDSIIASRSRNVRIGAVQWQMRAVKSVEELLKQVEYFVDALSSYKSDFALFPEFFNAPLMGLCDSSQQMDAIRFLAGFTERFKREMQQMAVSYNINIITGSMPVQDGDALYNVSYLCHRDGTVDEQRKLHITPHEKRDWVIEGGNQVQVFQTDAGRIGILICYDVEFPELGRLMAEEGLEMLFVPFWTDTRNAYLRVRHCAQARAIENECYVIICGSVGNLPEVESLDVQYAQSSVFSPSDFAFPHDAVMSETTPNTEMLMFSDLNLDELRYLHHEGSVTNLKDRRMDLYDVTRKFNF, from the coding sequence ATGACACCAGATGAGCTGCATCTGCAGATGCGCAACTTGCGCGACGATGATTATCCGCAACTGAAAGAACTGATGGACTCGGTGTATCACGATATTGGTGGATCCTGGGAAGAACACACTATTCGTAAGCTGGTGAAAGAGTTTCCGGAAGGGCAGATTTGCCTGGAAGATGGCGGTAAAATTGTCGGTGTTGCCTTAACGGTGAGAGTTACTTATGACCGTTTCAGCAATCCACACCGATATGACGACTTGCTGGGTAAACGTGAAACCATTCTGAATGAGAAGGATGGCGACGCCCTGTATGGTCTGGATGTGCTTATTCACCCTGAATACCGGGGTTTTCGCCTGGGCCGGCGCTTGTACGATGCACGCAAAGAACTGTGCATGCAGCTCAACCTTAAGGCGATCCTGGCTGGTGGGCGCATTGTTAACTATCACAAATATGCCAAGGATATGACGGCCAGTCAGTATCTTGAAAAAGTGCACCGCCGTGAGATATATGACCCTATTTTAACTTTCCAGCTGGCCAATGAATTCAGCGTTAAACGGTTATTGGGTAAATACCTGCCGGAAGATGAAAAATCACAGGGTTACGCGACTCTACTGGAGTGGAATAATTTCCTTTATGAACCCTCTGACAGCATCATAGCTTCGCGTTCGCGCAATGTGCGTATTGGGGCTGTGCAATGGCAAATGCGGGCGGTGAAATCGGTTGAAGAATTGCTTAAGCAGGTCGAGTATTTCGTTGATGCCTTATCCAGCTATAAGAGTGACTTTGCGCTGTTCCCTGAATTCTTTAACGCGCCTTTGATGGGGCTCTGTGACAGCAGTCAGCAAATGGACGCGATTCGTTTCCTGGCAGGCTTTACCGAGCGCTTTAAGCGCGAGATGCAGCAGATGGCGGTTAGTTACAACATTAATATTATTACCGGATCTATGCCGGTGCAGGACGGTGATGCGCTGTATAACGTAAGTTATCTGTGTCATCGCGATGGAACTGTAGATGAGCAGCGTAAGCTACATATTACGCCCCATGAAAAACGTGACTGGGTCATTGAAGGTGGTAATCAGGTACAGGTATTTCAAACCGATGCGGGACGTATTGGCATCCTGATTTGTTACGATGTGGAGTTCCCTGAACTCGGCCGTTTGATGGCAGAAGAGGGATTGGAAATGCTCTTTGTACCTTTCTGGACGGATACCCGCAATGCCTATTTACGGGTGCGCCATTGTGCTCAGGCTCGCGCTATCGAGAATGAGTGTTATGTCATTATCTGTGGTTCTGTAGGCAACCTGCCGGAAGTGGAAAGCCTGGATGTGCAGTATGCGCAGTCCAGTGTATTTTCGCCTTCCGATTTTGCCTTCCCGCATGACGCGGTGATGTCGGAGACCACACCTAACACTGAAATGCTGATGTTCTCCGATCTGAACCTGGACGAGCTGCGTTACCTTCACCATGAAGGCTCAGTGACTAACCTGAAAGACCGGCGCATGGATCTGTATGATGTCACGCGCAAGTTTAACTTTTAG
- the ubiE gene encoding bifunctional demethylmenaquinone methyltransferase/2-methoxy-6-polyprenyl-1,4-benzoquinol methylase UbiE — MKENPQETTHFGYQTVDKEKKVSLVGGVFDSVAAKYDVMNDVMSFGIHRLWKRQTIDSSAARKGQRILDLAGGTGDLAARFSRIVGPEGQVVLADINASMLEVGRTKLQDMGIVGNVDYVQANAEELPFPDDHFDVITIAFGLRNVTDKDKALRSMLRVLKPGGRLLVLEFSKPEQELLNQAYDFYSFNILPQMGGLIANDKESYQYLAESIRMHPDQETLKNLMQAAGFENVDYQNMTGGIVALHRGFKF, encoded by the coding sequence ATGAAAGAGAATCCACAAGAAACCACTCATTTTGGTTATCAAACCGTTGATAAAGAAAAGAAAGTCAGCCTTGTCGGCGGCGTTTTTGATTCGGTGGCAGCGAAATACGATGTAATGAATGATGTGATGTCATTTGGCATTCATCGGCTATGGAAACGGCAAACCATTGACAGCAGCGCGGCACGAAAAGGTCAGCGTATTCTGGACCTGGCGGGTGGCACTGGTGATCTGGCCGCCAGATTTTCGCGAATTGTTGGCCCTGAAGGTCAGGTCGTATTAGCGGACATCAACGCATCTATGCTGGAAGTTGGTCGTACTAAGCTGCAGGACATGGGCATTGTAGGCAATGTTGACTATGTCCAGGCCAACGCAGAAGAACTCCCTTTCCCCGATGACCACTTTGATGTCATCACTATCGCTTTTGGCTTGCGTAATGTCACCGATAAAGACAAAGCGCTGCGCTCTATGCTGCGCGTGCTCAAACCCGGCGGGCGACTGCTGGTACTGGAATTTTCTAAACCCGAGCAGGAACTGCTGAATCAGGCGTACGATTTTTATTCATTTAATATATTGCCGCAGATGGGCGGACTTATTGCGAATGATAAAGAAAGCTACCAGTACCTGGCCGAATCAATTCGTATGCATCCTGATCAGGAAACCTTGAAAAACCTGATGCAGGCAGCTGGTTTTGAGAATGTAGACTACCAGAATATGACCGGGGGCATTGTCGCTCTGCACCGGGGGTTTAAATTCTGA
- a CDS encoding ubiquinone biosynthesis accessory factor UbiJ, whose protein sequence is MSLQPAINALAETLVNSALRADPGSKGRLQAVQGKTFRLRLQELPWPMTLSFTEHEVLFLGEGYEVINGEVQTSLSVLGQLSDATQVTQAIQRGDVILQGDPIFAQQASQVVLGLNIDWEQALADRFGDVAGFWLAQGVGELQQRLPDVHNWRRWFADVLIDEKKLLLGKTEFAIFTDDLKALQKRVEALHKDKK, encoded by the coding sequence ATGTCTTTGCAACCTGCTATTAATGCTCTGGCTGAAACGTTAGTGAATAGCGCGTTGCGTGCGGATCCCGGTAGCAAAGGCCGGTTGCAGGCGGTACAGGGTAAAACCTTCAGGCTACGCTTGCAGGAATTGCCCTGGCCAATGACATTGTCGTTCACAGAGCATGAGGTGCTGTTTCTCGGTGAAGGCTATGAAGTGATCAATGGCGAAGTGCAAACCAGCCTGAGCGTTCTTGGACAGTTAAGCGATGCCACGCAGGTCACTCAGGCTATCCAGCGGGGCGATGTTATTCTGCAGGGTGACCCGATTTTTGCACAACAGGCCAGTCAGGTTGTACTGGGCCTGAATATTGATTGGGAACAGGCTCTGGCGGACCGTTTCGGTGATGTCGCTGGTTTTTGGCTGGCGCAGGGAGTTGGCGAGCTGCAACAGCGGTTACCGGATGTACATAACTGGCGCCGCTGGTTTGCTGATGTGCTCATTGACGAAAAAAAATTGCTGCTTGGTAAAACTGAGTTTGCCATCTTTACTGATGACCTTAAGGCGCTGCAAAAGCGTGTTGAGGCGTTACACAAGGATAAGAAATAA
- a CDS encoding Na+/H+ antiporter NhaC family protein has protein sequence MSSVKPSALALLPLALFLVLFLGTGVYFHYQGVEMAFYQLAAPVAILPAIILAVILSKESLNERINTFIAGVGHNNIITMCLIYLLAGAFSTVAAATGGVDAVVALGLNIIPPALILPGLFLIAAVVSTAMGTSMGTLAALSPVALGLSQAAGISPALMAGVLVSGAMFGDNLSFISDTTIAATRTQGCAMKDKFKANLRLAVPAALLTIAWLATIDVGSAPIEVPDANLWLAIPYFAIIALAVAGLNVFIVLTLGILMAAAFGMVAVDYAMASFTQDIYLGFESMQEIFLLSLFIGGLSALIRQQGGLAFLSQSVVSLTSRLSKQPQRSSSFGIAGMTALTNLAVANNTVTILLAGEVSKKLAEEGRLAPKQSASFLDIFACVVQGVLPYGAQALLLGATFSISPLAVSVHTGYCFILGAVAIGYIVFFRPIMLEPEAEPDKI, from the coding sequence ATGTCATCAGTAAAACCCAGCGCGCTCGCTCTGCTGCCATTAGCTCTGTTTCTCGTGCTATTTCTCGGCACTGGTGTGTACTTCCATTATCAGGGCGTTGAAATGGCTTTTTATCAGCTCGCAGCCCCCGTAGCTATACTGCCAGCAATTATTCTCGCTGTAATACTCAGTAAAGAGAGCCTGAACGAACGTATTAACACCTTTATTGCCGGTGTTGGCCATAACAACATCATTACCATGTGTCTGATTTATCTGCTAGCGGGTGCCTTTTCTACCGTAGCAGCCGCCACCGGAGGGGTAGACGCAGTTGTCGCTCTAGGCCTTAATATTATTCCACCAGCATTGATTCTGCCGGGCTTATTTTTAATCGCTGCCGTAGTTTCCACCGCGATGGGCACCTCCATGGGTACACTGGCAGCGCTTAGTCCCGTTGCTCTGGGTTTAAGTCAGGCCGCGGGTATCAGCCCTGCCCTTATGGCCGGTGTACTGGTCAGTGGCGCTATGTTTGGTGATAACCTGTCTTTTATTTCAGATACTACTATCGCAGCGACCCGTACCCAGGGCTGCGCCATGAAAGACAAATTCAAAGCTAACCTGAGACTGGCAGTTCCCGCCGCCCTGCTGACCATCGCCTGGCTGGCAACGATTGACGTCGGTAGCGCACCTATTGAAGTACCAGATGCTAACCTGTGGCTGGCTATTCCCTACTTCGCCATCATTGCACTGGCCGTAGCTGGTTTGAATGTATTCATTGTGCTGACGCTGGGAATTTTAATGGCGGCGGCCTTCGGCATGGTGGCTGTCGACTACGCAATGGCAAGTTTCACCCAGGATATCTATCTTGGTTTTGAAAGCATGCAGGAGATTTTCCTCTTGTCACTCTTTATCGGCGGCCTGTCTGCTTTGATCCGCCAGCAGGGTGGTCTTGCTTTCCTTTCGCAAAGTGTTGTGAGCCTCACTTCCAGGCTCAGCAAACAACCTCAGCGTTCGTCGTCCTTCGGCATCGCAGGTATGACAGCACTGACTAACCTGGCAGTTGCCAATAACACAGTCACTATATTACTGGCCGGTGAAGTCAGTAAAAAGCTGGCTGAAGAAGGCAGGCTAGCCCCCAAACAAAGTGCCAGCTTTCTGGATATCTTTGCCTGTGTAGTGCAGGGGGTTCTGCCTTATGGTGCTCAAGCGCTGCTGCTCGGGGCTACTTTTAGCATTTCGCCTCTCGCCGTCAGTGTGCATACCGGATATTGCTTTATTCTCGGTGCCGTAGCCATTGGTTACATTGTTTTCTTCCGGCCAATCATGCTGGAACCGGAAGCTGAACCCGACAAGATCTAG
- a CDS encoding LemA family protein, with the protein MDITSWILIAVAVLIVLFIIRVYNQLVTLKNRFKNSFAQIEVQLKRRHDLIPNLVETAKGYLSHERETLESVTQARNQAQSALQKASGAAGQKGPMQDLAGAENALTGAMGRLNVVMEAYPDLKASQNMQQLSEELTTTENRVAFSRQAYNDSVMNYNTYRQSFPQVALAGLFGHGEDASLLEFEDSEQIQQAPKVSF; encoded by the coding sequence ATGGATATCACCAGCTGGATTCTGATTGCAGTAGCGGTACTGATTGTGTTGTTTATTATTCGTGTATACAACCAACTGGTCACCCTTAAAAATCGTTTTAAAAATTCCTTTGCGCAGATTGAGGTGCAACTGAAACGTCGCCATGATCTGATCCCTAACCTGGTCGAAACCGCCAAGGGTTACTTAAGTCACGAGCGGGAAACCCTGGAGTCAGTTACTCAGGCGCGTAACCAGGCACAATCGGCCCTGCAAAAAGCCTCGGGCGCTGCCGGACAAAAAGGACCTATGCAGGATCTGGCCGGGGCTGAAAATGCACTGACTGGTGCTATGGGTCGCCTCAACGTGGTTATGGAAGCTTACCCTGACCTGAAAGCCAGTCAGAATATGCAACAACTAAGTGAAGAACTGACCACCACTGAAAACCGTGTGGCTTTCTCACGTCAGGCATATAATGATTCCGTGATGAACTACAACACCTACCGCCAGTCGTTTCCTCAGGTCGCGCTGGCAGGTTTATTCGGTCACGGTGAAGATGCTAGTCTGCTTGAGTTCGAAGACAGCGAACAAATTCAGCAGGCGCCTAAGGTATCCTTCTAA